One window of Methanobacterium alkalithermotolerans genomic DNA carries:
- a CDS encoding 4Fe-4S dicluster domain-containing protein: MIKKDPKGDTDSLLEDVRNDYRAFPEMGIKRCLQCGLCTSNCPAARHSDYDPREMVKMVRDNNPEIMNNPDIWNCFYCYTCGSNCPANNSPCIVNQILRQKILLKGENNARIYEFLAYGYSYLDFGVGSIPSDFFDGLVADFGQKYVELKINLEDIRHDLGLEDYNLKGEALEEVKSILSSSGFTSRLEEFKRCHES, encoded by the coding sequence ATGATAAAAAAAGACCCTAAAGGAGATACAGATTCTCTATTAGAAGATGTAAGAAACGATTATCGGGCTTTTCCTGAAATGGGAATTAAACGATGCTTACAGTGTGGTCTTTGCACCTCCAATTGTCCTGCCGCCCGGCACAGTGACTATGATCCCCGGGAAATGGTTAAAATGGTCCGGGATAATAATCCAGAAATAATGAATAACCCTGATATATGGAACTGTTTTTACTGTTATACCTGCGGCAGTAACTGCCCGGCCAACAACAGTCCCTGTATAGTTAACCAGATTTTAAGACAAAAAATTCTACTAAAAGGGGAAAACAATGCCCGGATCTATGAATTCCTGGCATATGGTTACAGTTACCTGGACTTTGGGGTGGGTTCCATTCCCAGCGACTTTTTCGATGGTCTGGTAGCCGACTTTGGCCAGAAGTATGTGGAACTTAAAATCAACCTGGAGGATATCCGCCATGATTTGGGACTTGAAGACTACAATCTCAAAGGAGAGGCCTTAGAAGAAGTTAAAAGTATCCTAAGCTCATCTGGATTTACCAGTCGTCTAGAAGAATTTAAAAGATGCCATGAATCCTGA
- the hdrB gene encoding ferredoxin:CoB-CoM heterodisulfide reductase subunit HdrB — protein sequence MKKIPHKNILLFKSCLVNVEYPGVESSTRYIFDKMGVEYRVDPDQSCCTGLGYYYDLFDQLSTTALAVRNFYLARRSGHENITTLCSTCYAIMKKTIKLLNSNENARQEVNDILKKAGLSHMQYQAGDLSSEHNIFHVVEVFHSLKEKISKEIKLDLSGIKIASHHACHYCKVYPEDSITPSRNPMVLDELSSSCGAQVVDWYDFKKATCGAGFSQRFANRDLSLSATADKLLALEGEADLLLHMCPNCQMQLDRYQPVVEKELGRKLNLTHLNIAQLMALAMGADPYKIAGIQTHSVPVEGILEKIKNKSPVE from the coding sequence ATGAAAAAAATTCCTCACAAAAATATTCTTTTATTTAAAAGCTGTCTGGTTAATGTGGAATACCCGGGAGTGGAGTCATCCACCCGGTACATTTTTGATAAAATGGGAGTGGAGTACCGGGTTGATCCAGACCAGTCCTGCTGCACCGGTCTGGGATATTACTATGATCTTTTTGACCAGCTATCCACCACCGCCCTGGCCGTCCGGAATTTCTATCTGGCCCGCCGCAGTGGTCATGAGAATATAACCACCTTATGTTCCACCTGCTATGCAATTATGAAAAAAACCATAAAATTATTAAATTCCAATGAAAATGCCCGCCAGGAAGTTAATGATATATTAAAAAAAGCAGGCCTATCCCATATGCAATACCAGGCCGGTGATCTAAGCAGTGAGCATAATATCTTCCATGTGGTGGAAGTATTCCATTCCCTGAAAGAAAAAATTTCTAAGGAGATTAAACTGGATTTATCTGGTATTAAAATAGCCAGTCACCATGCCTGCCACTACTGCAAGGTTTATCCTGAAGATTCTATAACCCCTTCCCGTAACCCCATGGTACTGGATGAACTCTCCAGTAGTTGCGGGGCCCAGGTGGTGGACTGGTATGATTTTAAAAAAGCCACCTGTGGGGCAGGTTTTAGTCAGAGATTTGCCAACCGGGATTTATCATTATCTGCCACCGCAGATAAGCTTTTGGCCCTGGAGGGTGAAGCGGACCTGCTTTTGCACATGTGTCCCAACTGTCAGATGCAACTGGATCGCTATCAGCCTGTAGTGGAAAAAGAACTGGGAAGAAAACTAAATCTGACTCATTTAAATATTGCCCAGCTAATGGCCCTGGCCATGGGCGCGGACCCCTATAAAATAGCAGGGATACAAACCCATTCTGTCCCGGTAGAAGGGATACTGGAAAAAATAAAAAATAAATCCCCTGTAGAATAA
- a CDS encoding ThiF family adenylyltransferase: MLKRYSRQVILSNIGEEGQKKLLNSKAVIVGCGALGTVAANNLARAGVGNITIIDRDFVELSNLQRQMLFFEEDVGEPKALSAAKRLEAINSDINIHPVVADLNHTNINELLVDADVVLDATDNIQTRMLINDFCTIHKIPWIYTGAIGTSGMIMNILPSGPCLKCLYPHIPSPGALPTCDTMGVLNTATAIMGSMESTQALKILLEEIDSNADGTLVVYDAWNNSIDHIVVKKVEDCSCCGEGDYEFLNAEDKEVLTSLCGRNAIQITPARPQKLKLKELAGQLEPLGQVKASDFLVLFKIDDYEISIFRDARAIIKGTSDGNIARSLYARYIGN; encoded by the coding sequence ATGCTAAAAAGATATTCCAGACAGGTTATTTTATCAAATATTGGTGAAGAAGGTCAAAAAAAACTTCTAAATAGTAAAGCAGTTATTGTGGGCTGTGGTGCTCTGGGCACCGTAGCAGCCAATAACCTGGCCAGGGCAGGTGTAGGGAATATAACCATTATTGATAGGGACTTTGTGGAATTAAGTAACCTGCAAAGACAGATGCTTTTTTTTGAAGAGGATGTGGGAGAACCTAAGGCCTTATCTGCTGCTAAAAGGTTGGAGGCTATAAATTCTGATATCAATATCCATCCCGTGGTGGCTGATTTGAATCATACCAATATAAATGAATTATTAGTTGATGCTGATGTGGTTCTGGATGCCACAGATAATATCCAGACCCGGATGCTAATCAATGATTTTTGCACCATCCATAAAATACCATGGATATACACCGGTGCTATCGGCACCTCGGGAATGATTATGAATATATTACCCTCCGGCCCCTGCCTGAAGTGCCTTTATCCCCATATACCCAGCCCAGGAGCTCTACCCACCTGTGATACCATGGGGGTTTTAAATACAGCTACTGCTATAATGGGATCCATGGAAAGTACTCAGGCTCTAAAAATCCTTTTAGAAGAAATTGATTCTAATGCAGATGGTACTCTGGTGGTTTATGATGCATGGAACAATTCCATAGACCACATAGTGGTTAAAAAGGTGGAAGATTGCAGTTGCTGTGGTGAAGGAGACTATGAATTTTTAAATGCAGAAGATAAGGAAGTACTCACTTCTTTGTGTGGTAGAAACGCCATTCAAATTACTCCTGCTCGCCCCCAAAAATTAAAACTAAAAGAATTAGCTGGGCAACTGGAGCCATTAGGACAGGTAAAGGCCTCAGACTTTTTGGTATTATTTAAAATCGATGATTATGAAATCTCCATATTCAGAGATGCCAGGGCCATAATCAAGGGAACCAGTGATGGTAATATAGCTCGATCATTGTATGCACGTTATATAGGGAATTGA
- a CDS encoding MalY/PatB family protein, protein MKYDFNQIINRKKTNCLKWDGISSYFECEDLLPLWVADMDFPVAQPIVDALKKRAAHPFYGYTLPGKGVIESVIDRMWKKFKWKIKPEWILFTPGVVPALHVTVRSLTQPGDEILLQEPVYHPFFGVVKNSGCHIINNPLKLVKGRYEMDYVNLESKFHKNTRRLKNKSRIKAIIFCNPHNPVGRVWEKEEIKKMGEIVIGNGAVVISDEIHCEILFKGYEHISFATISPEFEQNCIVCTSPSKTFNLAGLEVSAIIIPNDEIRERYINTQSGIVPLPNLFGYTALEVAYKQGDEWLEQVMSYLQENLEFLKKYFTSRIPQIKIIEPQGTYLIWLDCRELGLDNESLKDFMQHKARVGLEDGYIFGEKGSGFMRMNIACPRIILEQAAERIEKQVSLLKK, encoded by the coding sequence ATGAAATACGATTTTAATCAAATAATTAATAGAAAAAAAACCAATTGTTTAAAATGGGATGGAATATCTTCCTATTTTGAGTGTGAAGACCTCCTTCCTCTATGGGTAGCAGACATGGATTTTCCAGTGGCCCAACCCATAGTTGATGCCCTGAAAAAAAGAGCTGCCCATCCTTTTTATGGATATACCCTGCCTGGAAAAGGGGTTATTGAATCTGTGATAGATAGGATGTGGAAAAAATTCAAGTGGAAAATCAAGCCAGAATGGATTTTATTCACCCCCGGGGTGGTTCCCGCTTTGCATGTAACAGTAAGATCCCTTACCCAGCCTGGAGATGAAATTCTTCTACAAGAACCAGTATACCACCCTTTTTTTGGTGTGGTAAAAAATAGTGGTTGTCACATCATTAATAATCCCCTTAAATTAGTTAAGGGTAGATATGAGATGGATTATGTAAATTTAGAATCAAAATTTCATAAAAATACCCGCCGTTTAAAAAATAAATCCCGTATTAAGGCTATTATATTCTGCAATCCCCACAATCCAGTAGGGAGAGTATGGGAAAAAGAAGAAATAAAGAAAATGGGTGAAATTGTTATTGGTAATGGTGCCGTGGTAATATCTGATGAAATACATTGTGAGATACTATTTAAGGGATATGAACATATCAGTTTTGCCACCATATCCCCTGAATTTGAACAAAACTGCATAGTTTGCACCTCTCCTAGCAAAACCTTTAACCTGGCTGGACTGGAAGTTTCTGCCATAATAATTCCCAATGATGAAATCCGGGAAAGATATATTAACACCCAATCAGGCATTGTACCTTTACCCAATTTATTTGGATATACTGCTTTAGAAGTAGCATATAAACAGGGAGATGAGTGGCTAGAACAGGTAATGAGTTATTTACAGGAAAACCTCGAATTTTTAAAAAAATATTTCACATCCAGAATACCTCAGATAAAAATCATAGAGCCCCAGGGGACTTATTTAATATGGCTGGATTGCCGGGAACTGGGCCTGGATAATGAATCACTAAAAGATTTTATGCAGCATAAGGCTCGGGTAGGGTTGGAAGATGGTTATATCTTTGGGGAAAAAGGCAGTGGATTTATGAGGATGAATATTGCCTGTCCAAGAATAATCCTAGAACAGGCAGCAGAGAGAATAGAAAAACAGGTTAGTCTACTTAAAAAATGA
- the hdrA gene encoding ferredoxin:CoB-CoM heterodisulfide reductase subunit HdrA, producing the protein MSTTKSKLEKNHPLTKEEDTKDPEKVGVFLCRCGGNISHTVDMAKLKDSIQADFVGEFENLCSLNCRRHIREEIIDKELDRVVIAACSPITHLKTFQNYADLLNPYMVEMVNIREQCSWVHSDSAKATKKAIELTQSGVEKVKKAQALDKIIRQTEKSAAVFGGGISGITAALSLANQGVKTCIIEKNPTIGGNMVKIGKVFSPEKLAEECSLCILNPIINEVINHKNIRILTKTNLLRAGRRSTHFKIILEKQTGFVHEDLCISCGRCVEVCPVDVPDEWNQKMTTRKAIYKPFAQAVPDVYNIDLENCIRCGKCEKVCTVGAIDFNLKSEIIPLEAGNVVIATGHESFDLNKRPEYGYQRFDDVISQMDLARILGVNGPTQGELLKISDGKRPERVVMVQCTGSRDEKDDGKRYCSKVCCMVALKHASIIRERFPETEVVICYTDMRTVGMYENYLRYVQDKDIKLIRGRPGEVTKKDDKLVVRVEDTLERKPLEIETDMVVLSEAIEPSPGTMRIAQKFNVGLSQDLFIKEKHSKIKPVNTDMERVFVCGTAQGPKDITDSVSQANAAAAKVSEQIKSGTEAEPPVAVIKTSQCNLCGKCMDICGFKAVYRDEENMAIDPMACRGCGACAGQCPQEAIEIKGINDLELYAQIRGLLSDKKEGEIRILAFLDNVGYTAADAIGNNRLCYPEAIRIIKIPSINRIMPHHLMYAFLHGADGVLMAEYPDECMLEAHKAKIKELSESVKNQGIPSDRLRFYKAYAPHYRGLAQQFTRFFEDITREI; encoded by the coding sequence ATGAGCACCACCAAATCAAAATTGGAAAAAAACCATCCTCTTACTAAAGAGGAAGATACTAAAGATCCAGAAAAGGTAGGGGTATTCCTTTGTCGATGTGGAGGAAATATATCCCATACGGTGGACATGGCTAAATTAAAGGATAGTATCCAGGCGGACTTTGTAGGAGAATTTGAAAACCTGTGTTCTCTTAACTGCCGGCGCCATATCCGGGAAGAAATAATTGATAAGGAACTGGACCGGGTGGTTATTGCGGCCTGTTCACCTATCACCCACCTTAAAACTTTCCAGAACTATGCTGATTTATTAAACCCCTACATGGTGGAAATGGTTAATATCAGAGAACAGTGCTCCTGGGTACACTCAGATTCAGCTAAAGCCACCAAAAAAGCCATTGAATTAACTCAATCTGGTGTAGAAAAGGTTAAAAAGGCCCAGGCATTGGATAAAATAATACGTCAAACTGAAAAAAGCGCTGCTGTTTTTGGTGGAGGAATCTCTGGTATTACCGCGGCTTTATCACTGGCTAATCAAGGAGTCAAAACCTGTATTATTGAAAAAAACCCCACCATTGGGGGTAACATGGTAAAAATTGGTAAAGTTTTTTCTCCGGAAAAATTAGCCGAGGAGTGTTCCCTTTGTATTTTAAATCCCATTATAAATGAGGTAATAAACCATAAAAATATCCGGATTCTTACTAAAACCAACCTCCTACGTGCCGGAAGACGTTCCACCCATTTTAAAATTATATTAGAAAAACAAACTGGATTTGTCCATGAGGATTTGTGCATTTCCTGTGGTCGTTGTGTGGAAGTTTGTCCGGTGGATGTTCCTGATGAATGGAACCAGAAGATGACCACCCGTAAGGCCATATATAAACCATTTGCCCAGGCAGTTCCAGATGTGTATAACATTGACCTGGAAAACTGTATACGCTGTGGAAAATGTGAGAAAGTCTGCACCGTGGGGGCTATTGACTTCAATCTAAAATCAGAAATCATTCCCTTAGAGGCAGGTAACGTGGTAATTGCCACCGGCCATGAAAGTTTTGATTTGAATAAAAGACCAGAATATGGTTACCAGCGTTTTGATGATGTAATATCCCAGATGGACCTGGCTCGAATCCTGGGGGTTAATGGACCTACTCAGGGTGAACTATTGAAAATCTCTGATGGAAAAAGGCCAGAAAGAGTGGTGATGGTGCAGTGCACCGGATCCCGGGATGAAAAAGATGATGGTAAAAGGTACTGCTCTAAAGTATGTTGCATGGTAGCCTTAAAACATGCCAGTATCATCCGGGAACGTTTTCCTGAAACAGAAGTGGTGATATGTTACACTGATATGCGGACCGTGGGAATGTATGAAAATTACCTCCGCTATGTACAGGATAAAGACATAAAACTCATAAGAGGTCGACCAGGTGAAGTAACTAAAAAAGATGATAAACTGGTGGTGCGGGTAGAAGATACACTGGAGAGAAAACCCCTGGAAATTGAAACAGATATGGTGGTACTCTCTGAAGCCATAGAACCTTCTCCAGGTACCATGCGCATTGCCCAGAAATTCAATGTGGGACTCAGCCAGGATCTATTTATCAAAGAAAAACACTCCAAAATTAAACCGGTAAATACAGATATGGAAAGGGTTTTTGTATGTGGAACAGCCCAGGGACCTAAGGATATAACCGATAGTGTATCTCAGGCTAATGCTGCTGCAGCTAAAGTATCAGAACAGATAAAAAGCGGAACTGAAGCTGAACCCCCTGTAGCAGTAATTAAAACCTCTCAGTGTAATCTCTGTGGTAAATGTATGGACATTTGTGGATTCAAGGCAGTTTACCGTGATGAAGAGAATATGGCCATTGATCCCATGGCCTGCCGGGGTTGCGGGGCCTGTGCCGGGCAATGCCCTCAGGAAGCCATTGAAATTAAAGGTATAAATGATCTGGAACTCTATGCTCAGATAAGGGGACTTCTAAGCGATAAAAAAGAGGGAGAAATACGTATACTGGCATTCCTGGATAATGTGGGCTACACCGCCGCTGATGCCATAGGAAATAACCGATTATGTTACCCGGAAGCTATACGTATTATTAAAATACCTTCTATTAACCGGATTATGCCTCATCATCTGATGTATGCCTTTTTGCACGGGGCAGATGGAGTACTTATGGCGGAATATCCAGATGAGTGTATGCTGGAGGCCCATAAAGCCAAGATAAAAGAATTAAGCGAGTCAGTTAAAAATCAGGGAATCCCCTCTGATAGATTACGATTCTATAAAGCTTATGCCCCTCACTACCGGGGATTAGCCCAACAATTTACCCGCTTTTTTGAGGATATTACGAGGGAAATTTAA
- a CDS encoding FAD-dependent oxidoreductase, translating into MSQKIVIIGSGAGGATIARELATQGNEVVLLEKGNYYETGQAAGHIINKKVISNSSDADEKALYNKLNGLVEEISPSNYDNTSKSNLEETISNSQNPDSQKLAKEENIDIGDKNTDKNSEDITDNVHRLNIELMYLEGVGGTTSVSLANACYACSTCYADSTTTQFQVHDLELYNEFLDAGKEMHINPLPYDFRGPITQKITETAEDLGFFMEAMPKFIDFSKCINCGNCLADCKPQAKWDSSHFVKDAIESGTELITEFEVTKIIHHGKKVSGVEGIHNGRKVTIKADKVIISAGALNTPLILRNSNIKDGVGEDLFCDLFITVGAYLKDSKFNKEIPMGVKSEFGPYFISPHYSAYLPPLIEEKFKNQGREIEVKPEDVVGFMIKIADESNGFLDEDGNVIKDLTNKDIDLFKEGIKKSSDILFGIGADSNSLVISPIRGAHPGGTASMGKVVDNSLQTSIKGLFVADASVIPRAPGRPPILTIVGLAKKLAKIIAQENSKGVKNSQELEECV; encoded by the coding sequence ATGAGCCAAAAAATTGTTATAATAGGTAGTGGTGCTGGAGGAGCAACAATTGCTCGTGAATTAGCAACACAAGGAAATGAAGTTGTTTTACTAGAGAAAGGCAATTATTATGAAACTGGCCAAGCAGCAGGCCATATTATTAATAAGAAGGTGATTTCCAATTCATCAGATGCGGATGAAAAAGCATTATACAATAAGCTAAATGGTCTGGTTGAAGAAATCAGCCCTTCTAATTATGATAATACTTCAAAATCTAATTTAGAAGAAACCATTTCCAACTCACAGAATCCAGATTCTCAAAAACTTGCAAAAGAAGAGAATATTGATATTGGGGATAAAAATACGGATAAAAACAGTGAGGACATTACAGACAATGTTCATCGACTTAATATCGAGTTGATGTATCTTGAGGGAGTGGGGGGAACCACTTCTGTTTCTCTGGCTAATGCTTGTTATGCTTGTAGTACCTGTTACGCTGATTCAACCACCACCCAGTTTCAGGTGCATGATCTAGAGCTATATAATGAGTTTTTAGATGCTGGAAAAGAAATGCACATTAACCCCCTCCCCTATGATTTTAGAGGCCCAATCACTCAAAAAATCACCGAAACAGCGGAAGACTTAGGCTTTTTCATGGAAGCCATGCCAAAATTCATTGATTTTTCTAAATGTATCAACTGTGGAAACTGTCTGGCTGATTGTAAGCCCCAGGCCAAGTGGGACTCATCACATTTTGTAAAAGATGCTATAGAATCTGGAACAGAGTTAATAACTGAATTTGAAGTCACAAAAATTATTCATCATGGAAAAAAAGTTTCTGGAGTAGAAGGAATTCATAATGGAAGGAAAGTGACTATAAAAGCAGATAAAGTAATTATTTCGGCCGGAGCTTTAAATACTCCTTTAATATTAAGAAATTCCAACATCAAAGATGGTGTTGGTGAAGATTTATTCTGTGATTTATTTATAACTGTCGGGGCTTATCTCAAAGACTCTAAATTTAATAAAGAAATTCCTATGGGAGTTAAATCTGAATTTGGTCCATATTTCATTTCTCCCCATTATTCTGCTTATCTTCCTCCACTAATTGAAGAAAAATTCAAAAATCAGGGCAGAGAAATTGAGGTTAAACCAGAAGATGTGGTAGGATTCATGATAAAAATTGCTGATGAATCAAATGGGTTTTTAGACGAAGATGGAAATGTTATAAAAGATTTAACCAATAAAGATATTGATTTATTTAAAGAAGGAATTAAAAAGTCATCAGATATTTTATTTGGAATTGGTGCCGATTCTAATTCCCTGGTAATAAGTCCTATCCGAGGTGCCCATCCGGGAGGAACTGCTTCCATGGGTAAAGTGGTGGATAACTCCCTTCAGACATCTATTAAAGGACTATTCGTTGCTGATGCCAGTGTAATTCCCCGGGCTCCTGGCAGGCCACCAATCCTGACCATTGTGGGCCTGGCAAAGAAACTGGCCAAAATTATTGCTCAGGAAAATTCTAAGGGCGTGAAAAACTCTCAAGAATTAGAAGAATGTGTCTAA
- a CDS encoding heavy metal translocating P-type ATPase: MKQVEKSDIELNDVKDFESITGNGLKGKINGEMHYIGKKSLFKSHYEFPDDLIHKFQNQGKTAVLVGNDKHIVGLIGLRDKIRDLSKSTVKELKNNGIKTVMLTGDNDRTAKTVAENLEIDEYYAELLPQDKVRIIDELLTKNESVAMVGDGVNDAPALARSNVGIAMGAAGSDVAIETADIALMHDDISKINYLIHLSNKTMNIVKQNVAAALLIEISLVVFAVFGFVSLWMAVTFGDMVLTLAVILNALRIGRENSN, translated from the coding sequence ATGAAACAGGTAGAAAAATCAGATATTGAATTAAATGATGTAAAAGATTTTGAATCAATTACTGGAAATGGTTTAAAAGGAAAAATCAATGGTGAAATGCATTATATTGGTAAAAAAAGTCTTTTTAAATCTCACTATGAATTTCCAGATGATTTAATACATAAATTTCAAAATCAGGGGAAAACGGCCGTACTGGTAGGTAATGATAAACATATTGTAGGTTTAATTGGATTAAGAGACAAGATTCGGGACCTATCAAAAAGCACAGTTAAGGAATTAAAAAATAATGGAATTAAAACTGTAATGCTTACTGGTGACAATGATAGAACTGCCAAAACAGTCGCGGAAAATCTGGAAATAGATGAATATTATGCTGAATTGTTACCACAAGATAAAGTTAGAATCATTGATGAATTATTAACTAAGAATGAATCTGTGGCCATGGTTGGTGATGGCGTAAATGACGCACCAGCACTTGCACGATCTAATGTAGGCATAGCAATGGGTGCTGCCGGTTCAGATGTGGCAATAGAAACCGCGGATATAGCATTAATGCATGATGATATTTCTAAAATCAACTACCTAATACATTTAAGCAATAAAACAATGAATATTGTGAAACAGAATGTAGCAGCAGCCCTATTAATTGAAATATCCCTGGTAGTTTTTGCAGTATTCGGATTTGTATCATTATGGATGGCTGTTACTTTTGGAGACATGGTACTAACTCTGGCAGTTATTCTCAATGCCCTAAGAATTGGAAGAGAAAATTCAAATTAA
- a CDS encoding MoaD/ThiS family protein: protein MHIIITDGMGNNTKKEIAGDELTGKEVMHKLGISLFEGTIIKNGEIVRESEILSSRDEIKILKMIHGG from the coding sequence TTGCACATTATTATTACCGATGGTATGGGAAATAATACAAAAAAAGAGATAGCTGGTGATGAACTCACAGGAAAAGAAGTGATGCATAAACTGGGCATTAGTTTATTTGAGGGTACCATCATTAAAAACGGGGAAATTGTTCGTGAAAGTGAAATTTTAAGTTCCAGGGATGAGATTAAAATTTTAAAAATGATTCATGGTGGGTAG
- a CDS encoding heavy metal translocating P-type ATPase: MPKTNEKHVNSPQKDSDVNSQAINTINTKKDEESCGCGCNEDSKNNVDSIDNSCGCNEDSKNEIDKPDTCEIGESCSTCGCEEDLLEEKEQIWNRKPLIIISTSAILLVLGLYLDFFKGPEILPELFFLSVIAIAGYEIIKNGIRALLKGHFTVNFLMTLAVLGSFLIGSGADGAVVIFLFYIALYLENYAGEKARKSIAALLELAPDTATVKKDGKNKVTQVNRVSIGDIIVVKPGDKIPLDGIVTEGISAINQAPITGESIPVTKTIGDDVFAGTLNEEGYLEIEVTKRSNETVLSKIVELVKESQKRKSSTENFIDKLAKYYTPAAILTAAMVATVPVVIFGLPLDTWVYRALVLLIISCPCAFLLSTPVAMVSGITASTKNGVLIKGSKYIEEMQKIKVMVFDKTGTLTQGELEVTDTINLNNHSLNEVLR; encoded by the coding sequence ATGCCCAAAACCAATGAAAAACACGTCAATTCTCCTCAAAAAGATTCTGATGTTAATTCTCAAGCCATAAATACCATAAACACTAAAAAAGACGAAGAATCCTGTGGATGTGGATGCAATGAAGATTCTAAAAATAATGTGGATTCTATTGATAATTCCTGTGGATGCAATGAAGATTCTAAAAATGAAATAGATAAGCCAGATACTTGTGAAATTGGTGAATCTTGCAGTACCTGTGGATGTGAAGAGGACCTGCTGGAAGAAAAAGAACAGATATGGAATAGAAAACCATTAATAATTATATCCACTTCAGCAATTTTACTGGTGTTAGGTTTATACCTTGATTTCTTTAAAGGTCCCGAAATATTGCCTGAATTGTTTTTTCTGTCAGTAATTGCCATTGCGGGATATGAAATAATTAAAAACGGAATTCGAGCGCTCTTAAAAGGTCATTTTACCGTGAACTTTTTAATGACCCTGGCAGTCTTAGGTTCATTTTTAATAGGTTCTGGTGCAGACGGAGCAGTAGTAATCTTCTTATTTTATATTGCATTATATTTAGAAAATTACGCCGGGGAAAAGGCACGAAAATCAATAGCAGCACTCCTAGAACTCGCACCAGATACAGCTACTGTGAAAAAAGATGGAAAAAATAAGGTAACTCAGGTAAATAGAGTAAGTATTGGTGACATTATCGTTGTTAAACCCGGAGACAAAATACCATTAGATGGAATAGTTACTGAAGGTATCTCTGCCATAAATCAAGCCCCAATAACTGGAGAAAGCATACCGGTGACCAAAACCATCGGCGACGATGTATTTGCCGGAACATTAAATGAAGAAGGTTATCTGGAAATTGAAGTAACAAAAAGATCTAATGAAACCGTTCTCTCAAAAATAGTGGAACTGGTTAAAGAATCACAAAAAAGAAAATCCAGCACAGAAAATTTCATAGATAAATTAGCAAAATACTACACGCCGGCTGCAATCTTAACAGCAGCAATGGTTGCCACAGTACCCGTAGTAATATTTGGATTGCCTTTAGATACCTGGGTTTACCGGGCATTAGTTCTCCTCATAATATCCTGTCCCTGTGCATTTCTTTTATCTACTCCGGTAGCTATGGTTTCTGGAATAACGGCAAGTACCAAAAACGGTGTCTTAATTAAAGGGTCTAAATACATTGAAGAAATGCAAAAAATTAAGGTAATGGTATTTGATAAGACCGGAACCTTAACTCAAGGCGAATTAGAAGTAACAGATACTATCAATTTAAATAATCATTCCTTAAATGAAGTTTTAAGATAG